A DNA window from Pseudomonas sp. GD03919 contains the following coding sequences:
- a CDS encoding glycosyltransferase family 2 protein: MISVLTPTYNRKYSLPRLYESLRDQVCKDFEWVVVDDGSTDNTHDFFDSENVKCDFDITYKKKENGGKHTALNFGVPLCKGEWILIVDSDDYLTSDAVGVVANQLKNVKPNTVGLCFRRSYFDGGVIGKPLINEIVALTPTEAGHYFQGDLAYVFRKSAMLKCPFPVFEGERFVPELCIWNKISDFGNILFYSGISFYRCEYLPDGYSANFKKNLRRNPKGFAYHYWDAIKRESGLRYKLKALVRWLQCNFYMVKK; the protein is encoded by the coding sequence ATGATATCGGTTCTTACTCCGACCTATAATCGTAAGTACTCACTTCCCAGATTGTACGAAAGTCTCAGGGATCAGGTGTGTAAAGATTTTGAGTGGGTTGTCGTTGATGATGGCTCTACTGATAATACACATGATTTTTTTGATAGTGAGAATGTGAAGTGTGATTTCGATATAACTTATAAGAAAAAGGAGAATGGGGGTAAGCATACTGCATTAAATTTTGGTGTGCCCTTGTGTAAAGGTGAATGGATTTTGATTGTAGATAGTGATGACTATTTGACAAGTGATGCCGTAGGCGTTGTTGCTAACCAGCTAAAAAATGTGAAGCCGAATACAGTTGGTCTGTGCTTCAGAAGGAGTTATTTTGATGGGGGAGTGATAGGTAAGCCTTTAATCAATGAGATTGTTGCTTTAACGCCTACAGAAGCGGGGCATTATTTCCAAGGTGATCTTGCCTACGTTTTCAGAAAATCAGCAATGTTGAAGTGCCCTTTCCCTGTTTTTGAGGGTGAGCGATTTGTTCCGGAACTGTGTATATGGAATAAAATTTCTGACTTTGGCAATATCTTATTTTATTCTGGTATCAGTTTTTACCGTTGTGAATATTTGCCTGATGGATACTCTGCAAACTTCAAGAAAAATCTTCGCCGTAATCCTAAAGGGTTTGCATATCACTACTGGGATGCAATAAAGCGTGAAAGTGGTCTGAGGTATAAACTGAAGGCCCTTGTGCGCTGGTTGCAGTGCAATTTTTATATGGTAAAAAAATGA
- a CDS encoding oligosaccharide flippase family protein, whose protein sequence is MLKPVNKSIMSNSFWLMVVHLLGYIVPVVEMAILGRALGPDGYGFIVVSLSAVLLMSVFVEYGFNLIGAREVARLKPDDPALAVWVGDIFTAKMMLSLLVAFSVAAAFLMGLIERISVEYLPPLVLYFLGLAFSPFWFFHGMNMMLKPVFLNIILRFVSLYALWCLVEAPDDILLALYIMALSGFINAIVTTAWMLCKIKSIFDVKIRIRSAVKIIASGFSAFLYKGSQDFSAAGSVVVLGGVSGDLQAGYYAPVDKLVRSATGLSGPILTALYPHLSVQSKLQAIHKGLLISVAFFLMGVVGSLIFMFAGAWLVELIVGSDFSESSYLISAFALLIPFRMMNQSLGMTILLPVGKELVGARLLVAAAIGVLAIGGYVASHTGAYGMVLTQLILEFFLCISLLLSVYFIRKAAAKTECNT, encoded by the coding sequence ATGCTAAAGCCAGTTAATAAATCAATAATGAGCAATTCATTCTGGCTTATGGTTGTTCATTTGCTAGGATATATTGTCCCGGTTGTCGAGATGGCAATACTTGGCCGTGCGTTGGGGCCAGATGGCTATGGCTTTATAGTCGTTTCACTTTCTGCTGTTCTGCTTATGTCGGTATTCGTTGAATACGGATTTAACCTGATAGGAGCAAGAGAGGTTGCTCGACTAAAGCCTGATGACCCTGCTTTGGCTGTTTGGGTGGGGGATATTTTTACGGCTAAGATGATGTTGAGCCTGCTTGTGGCATTTTCAGTTGCAGCTGCGTTTCTGATGGGCTTGATCGAGAGGATTTCTGTCGAATATTTGCCACCGCTTGTATTATATTTTTTGGGTTTGGCATTTAGTCCCTTCTGGTTTTTCCATGGTATGAATATGATGCTGAAGCCAGTGTTTCTTAATATTATTCTTCGGTTTGTTTCGCTTTATGCTCTGTGGTGCCTTGTTGAGGCTCCTGATGATATTCTGTTGGCGCTCTATATAATGGCTCTTTCCGGTTTCATTAATGCGATCGTTACCACGGCCTGGATGCTGTGCAAAATTAAATCTATATTTGATGTTAAAATTCGGATTCGATCTGCGGTTAAGATTATTGCAAGTGGCTTCTCTGCCTTTCTTTATAAAGGCTCTCAAGATTTTTCTGCCGCAGGTAGCGTTGTGGTGCTTGGGGGAGTGTCTGGGGATCTTCAGGCTGGTTATTATGCTCCAGTAGATAAGCTGGTTCGGTCAGCAACGGGGCTATCCGGCCCCATTCTGACGGCTCTGTATCCCCATCTTTCTGTTCAGAGTAAGCTTCAGGCTATCCATAAAGGACTTTTGATCAGTGTTGCATTCTTTTTGATGGGTGTGGTTGGTTCTCTTATTTTTATGTTTGCAGGGGCTTGGTTGGTCGAGCTGATTGTGGGTAGTGATTTTTCTGAGTCTAGTTATTTGATCTCAGCTTTTGCCTTGCTGATACCATTCAGAATGATGAATCAATCGTTGGGGATGACTATCTTGTTGCCGGTTGGTAAAGAGCTGGTTGGGGCTAGACTGCTTGTTGCTGCTGCAATTGGTGTGCTTGCTATAGGCGGTTATGTGGCTTCTCATACAGGTGCATATGGTATGGTGTTGACTCAGTTAATTTTGGAGTTCTTTCTGTGCATTTCTTTGCTCCTGAGTGTTTATTTTATTCGTAAGGCGGCGGCAAAAACTGAGTGCAACACCTGA
- a CDS encoding glycosyltransferase family 4 protein — protein MVRKVVLLGTVAAYTINFRGDLIRALVAEGYDTYCLCTDFDEDSKAIVVEMGANPITYCLSRAGMNPFADLYTVIEIRKILEKIKPDAVASFVVKPVIYGSIAARLAGVKHRYAMLEGLGYVFTELPSGLSFKQKILRKIQIFLYRLALPCIDKLIFLNHDDPADLLEKHNLKAKSVHVLGGIGLNLQNYPFTPAPVAPVRFLFIGRLLAEKGIFEYVEAARLVKQQYPGAQFVVLGGLDEENPGGLKREALNQLLAEGIIEYPGHVSNVSDWIAGSSVFVLPSYREGMPRSTQEAMAMGRAVITSDAPGCRETVEQGVNGFIVPRWNVQALAEKMIYLIENPSEITRMGNESHRIAVDKFDANKVNQRLMEILELKTS, from the coding sequence ATGGTGCGTAAGGTTGTTTTGCTTGGCACGGTTGCTGCTTACACTATTAATTTCCGTGGTGACCTTATTCGTGCTCTTGTTGCAGAGGGGTATGATACTTACTGTTTGTGTACTGACTTTGATGAAGACTCTAAAGCGATTGTGGTCGAGATGGGAGCGAATCCTATCACTTATTGTTTAAGCCGTGCAGGCATGAATCCTTTTGCTGATCTATATACAGTTATAGAAATCAGGAAGATACTTGAAAAAATCAAACCTGATGCGGTTGCCTCTTTTGTTGTGAAGCCTGTTATTTACGGTTCTATTGCCGCCAGGTTGGCTGGTGTTAAGCACCGTTATGCAATGCTAGAAGGGCTTGGTTATGTTTTTACGGAACTCCCTTCTGGCTTAAGTTTCAAGCAAAAAATACTACGTAAAATTCAGATTTTTCTTTATCGATTAGCGCTGCCTTGTATTGATAAGCTGATTTTCCTTAATCATGACGATCCTGCTGATTTATTGGAAAAGCACAATCTTAAAGCCAAATCTGTCCATGTTTTAGGTGGTATTGGCTTAAATCTACAGAATTACCCCTTCACACCAGCGCCTGTTGCCCCTGTACGATTTTTGTTTATAGGTAGGTTGTTGGCTGAGAAGGGTATTTTTGAATACGTTGAAGCTGCTCGCTTGGTTAAGCAACAATATCCGGGAGCGCAGTTTGTTGTATTGGGTGGTCTCGATGAAGAGAACCCCGGTGGTCTTAAACGTGAAGCGCTGAATCAACTACTTGCCGAAGGCATTATTGAATACCCTGGTCACGTGAGTAACGTATCTGACTGGATTGCAGGTTCTAGCGTGTTCGTGTTGCCTTCGTATCGGGAAGGTATGCCACGCAGCACCCAAGAAGCCATGGCCATGGGGCGTGCTGTAATCACTTCCGATGCGCCGGGTTGCCGTGAAACGGTCGAGCAGGGTGTTAATGGCTTTATCGTTCCACGCTGGAATGTTCAGGCATTGGCAGAGAAAATGATTTACCTTATTGAAAACCCGTCTGAAATTACTCGTATGGGGAATGAAAGTCATCGTATTGCTGTCGATAAATTTGATGCCAACAAAGTAAATCAGCGGCTTATGGAAATATTAGAGTTAAAAACATCATGA
- a CDS encoding SDR family oxidoreductase, with protein sequence MNTVLLTGSTGFVGSALLAELKRLPEFRVVAAVRSAVSPASDDVVVVGNIDGTTDYSSALNGVDVMVHAAARAHIMRDEVADPLAEYRKVNVEGTLNLARQAVAAGVKRFIFISSIGVHGLNSSRPFTETDSEAPHDPYAVSKYEAEQGLRKLATETGLEVVIIRPPLVYGGAAPGNFRSLINLASKPVPLPFGAVNNHRSMVYVGNLVSFIVRCIQHPAAANQTFLVSDGEDVSLRNLVTYIRLCLGRSPRLLPVPVGLFKLAGALTGKRGVVDRLVGDLQVDSSKARTLLGWVPPFTVEQGIAATVADFLSKDK encoded by the coding sequence TTGAATACCGTTTTGCTGACAGGCTCTACTGGCTTTGTCGGCTCAGCTTTGCTGGCTGAACTTAAAAGGTTACCTGAATTTCGGGTTGTTGCTGCGGTTCGTTCTGCCGTTTCGCCTGCGTCTGATGATGTTGTTGTGGTTGGCAATATTGACGGTACTACGGATTATTCGTCTGCACTTAACGGTGTTGATGTGATGGTTCACGCCGCAGCGCGTGCACACATTATGCGCGATGAAGTAGCCGACCCGCTGGCGGAATACCGTAAGGTAAACGTAGAAGGCACACTTAACCTTGCCAGGCAGGCTGTTGCTGCGGGTGTTAAGCGATTTATTTTTATCAGCAGTATTGGGGTGCATGGGCTTAATTCATCACGGCCCTTTACAGAAACAGATTCCGAAGCACCGCATGATCCTTATGCAGTTTCTAAGTACGAAGCGGAACAAGGTTTGCGGAAGTTAGCCACTGAAACCGGTTTGGAGGTGGTTATTATCCGTCCACCTCTGGTTTATGGTGGGGCTGCGCCGGGCAATTTCAGAAGTTTAATTAACCTGGCAAGTAAGCCTGTGCCTTTGCCTTTCGGTGCTGTGAATAACCACCGCAGTATGGTGTATGTGGGTAACCTGGTGAGCTTTATTGTTCGCTGTATTCAGCACCCTGCGGCGGCCAATCAAACCTTTTTGGTGTCTGACGGTGAAGATGTTTCACTGCGTAACCTGGTTACTTATATTCGCTTGTGTCTGGGCCGTTCGCCGCGTTTGCTGCCCGTACCGGTAGGGTTGTTTAAGCTGGCTGGGGCGTTAACGGGTAAGCGGGGTGTGGTGGATCGTTTAGTCGGTGATTTGCAGGTGGATTCGTCGAAGGCCCGTACTCTGTTGGGGTGGGTTCCTCCTTTTACTGTTGAGCAAGGCATTGCGGCTACGGTGGCCGATTTTTTGAGCAAGGATAAATAA
- a CDS encoding O-antigen ligase family protein, with the protein MLFVLFGISIFSASASAMKLYVGVYVHWILVLSVVAALFLMLLMKKGVSDVVQVVILAFRSSWRYFIFWILLVFSIVISSALNDWAGVYSAVKYIALAAVLLALLVFTPSSDLLLRIMMFVAVTALAAFLVVVIFLPEYMDRSVGRAGWIWMPAGVMWKAGVYLLPVLFWRLLAKDITYLTLVSFSVCVFLLAIDGSRTGAVVFALSVLLLSLIYVMRVGSYARALGILVGAILLAATARYVVLYCINYEAVVLVEHREAVVLVEHRETGDGIRLQMLKDAWHGAVGNFPWGGGFGSTVSYIESFGQPVVVHMAYLQVLSDLGVLGLIAYLGVLFYPVGVVLSRIMQTGVSAFDTLLLPVSVVSIYSFSGLLHPVSNEISEWFIVLVSIAIILKDSSHAKAS; encoded by the coding sequence GTGTTGTTCGTATTGTTTGGTATTTCCATATTCTCTGCATCGGCTTCTGCAATGAAGTTGTATGTTGGAGTGTATGTGCACTGGATACTTGTTTTATCTGTTGTTGCTGCTCTTTTCTTGATGCTGCTGATGAAGAAGGGGGTGTCTGATGTTGTGCAGGTTGTAATTCTGGCCTTTCGTAGTAGTTGGCGCTATTTCATTTTTTGGATTCTTCTTGTTTTTTCTATAGTTATCTCATCTGCTTTGAATGATTGGGCTGGCGTTTATTCAGCAGTAAAATATATCGCTTTGGCTGCTGTCTTATTAGCCTTGCTCGTGTTCACTCCATCATCAGATTTGCTTTTGCGAATTATGATGTTTGTCGCTGTAACTGCTTTGGCCGCTTTTCTGGTAGTGGTTATCTTCCTTCCTGAGTATATGGATCGATCGGTCGGCCGGGCCGGGTGGATATGGATGCCTGCTGGCGTTATGTGGAAGGCTGGTGTCTATCTGTTGCCAGTTTTATTTTGGCGCTTGTTGGCGAAAGATATAACGTATCTTACATTGGTGAGTTTTTCTGTTTGTGTCTTCCTTCTTGCTATTGATGGCTCCAGAACAGGTGCTGTTGTTTTTGCTCTCTCAGTGTTGCTGCTTTCACTGATATATGTAATGCGAGTTGGTTCTTATGCCAGAGCGTTAGGTATACTGGTGGGGGCAATTTTACTTGCTGCGACTGCACGCTATGTTGTGCTTTATTGTATTAATTATGAGGCGGTCGTGCTCGTTGAGCATCGTGAGGCGGTCGTGCTCGTTGAGCATCGTGAGACCGGCGATGGTATACGATTGCAAATGCTGAAGGACGCCTGGCATGGGGCGGTTGGTAATTTCCCCTGGGGAGGAGGATTTGGTTCAACGGTTAGTTATATCGAATCATTTGGTCAGCCGGTTGTAGTGCATATGGCATATTTGCAGGTGTTGTCTGATCTTGGTGTTCTTGGTCTGATTGCTTATCTGGGTGTATTGTTTTATCCAGTTGGCGTTGTGCTGAGCCGGATCATGCAAACCGGTGTCTCTGCATTTGATACATTATTGTTACCAGTGTCGGTGGTTTCTATTTACTCATTCTCAGGTCTGCTTCATCCTGTCAGTAACGAAATTTCAGAATGGTTCATTGTGTTGGTCTCAATTGCAATTATTTTGAAAGATAGTAGCCATGCTAAAGCCAGTTAA
- a CDS encoding glycosyltransferase has product MTVLFVITGLGMGGAENQIVNLADKFADKGLDITIAYILQPVMVEPKNENVKLVSLGGTKSAYGILVALKNLVKLIRKNKPAVVHSHMYHANILARVARIFAPVSKLVSTAHNTNEGGKVRMLTYRLTNCLSDVFTNVSIDAVRAFEQKKAVSKGKILAVGNGIDVAHFRFSSAARNNIRVDLGLAEKKVFIAIGRFQAQKDYPNLIDAFAKVVSSNDNCHLLIVGDGELRSVIEEKIAQLDLQRSVTLLGVRKDIPDLLSTSDVFVLSSAWEGFGLVVAEAMSCERIVIGTDSGGVANIIDRYGYVVSPRDPDSLAQGMQKALALSEMEASELGQKARQRIVEHFSLDAAVQKWLDIYGMSNGA; this is encoded by the coding sequence ATGACTGTCTTGTTTGTTATCACCGGCCTGGGTATGGGCGGTGCTGAAAATCAAATCGTAAACTTAGCAGATAAATTTGCTGATAAAGGCTTAGATATAACCATAGCTTATATACTTCAACCAGTCATGGTCGAACCTAAAAATGAAAATGTTAAGTTGGTTTCGCTTGGCGGAACCAAGTCAGCATACGGTATACTTGTTGCTTTAAAAAATCTTGTAAAGCTGATTCGGAAAAATAAACCAGCTGTGGTTCATAGTCATATGTACCACGCTAATATCCTTGCTCGCGTCGCTCGCATATTTGCACCTGTTTCAAAGCTGGTTTCTACCGCACACAATACTAATGAAGGCGGGAAGGTCAGAATGCTGACTTACCGTTTAACAAATTGCTTATCTGATGTTTTTACCAATGTAAGTATCGATGCAGTTCGTGCCTTTGAGCAAAAAAAGGCAGTCAGTAAAGGGAAAATTCTGGCGGTTGGTAATGGTATTGATGTGGCACATTTTAGGTTTTCGTCTGCTGCGCGCAATAATATTCGCGTCGACCTTGGCTTGGCAGAAAAGAAAGTATTTATTGCCATTGGAAGGTTTCAAGCGCAAAAGGATTATCCAAATCTTATCGATGCTTTTGCTAAAGTTGTTTCTTCTAATGATAATTGCCATTTGCTGATTGTTGGTGATGGTGAGTTACGGTCTGTTATAGAGGAAAAGATAGCCCAGCTTGATTTACAGAGGTCAGTTACGTTGCTTGGTGTGCGCAAGGATATACCTGATCTTTTATCTACTTCCGATGTGTTTGTACTGTCCTCTGCTTGGGAAGGATTTGGCTTAGTTGTTGCCGAGGCTATGTCGTGTGAGCGTATCGTGATTGGAACTGATAGTGGTGGAGTGGCGAATATTATTGATCGGTATGGTTATGTGGTATCTCCACGTGATCCGGATTCTCTAGCACAAGGAATGCAGAAAGCATTGGCACTTTCTGAAATGGAAGCATCTGAACTGGGCCAAAAAGCCAGGCAGAGGATTGTGGAGCACTTTAGTCTGGATGCTGCAGTGCAGAAGTGGTTGGATATTTATGGAATGTCAAATGGTGCGTAA
- the galE gene encoding UDP-glucose 4-epimerase GalE, producing the protein MTILVTGGAGYIGSHALVELASAGFDFVVLDNLCNSSSVSLQRVQAITGKSVEFVQGDIRNAELLKQLFTRYSISAVMHFAGLKSVGESVAQPLRYYDNNVCGSQVLFQAMADACVFNIVFSSSATVYGDPAEMPISEQCPVGRPTNPYGRSKLMVEDILRDLALSDPRWRVALLRYFNPVGAHESGSIGEDPNGIPNNLLPFITQVAVGKLPQLSVFGDDYPTHDGTGVRDYIHVVDLAQGHVAALRYLQQHTGVHTWNLGTGQGYSVLDMVKAFEAASGVTVPYKVVDRRAGDIAVCYSNPSKALAELGWQAQLGLERMMSDAWRWQKNNPDGYGS; encoded by the coding sequence ATGACTATTCTCGTTACTGGTGGAGCAGGCTACATTGGTTCACATGCATTGGTTGAGCTTGCCTCGGCGGGTTTTGATTTTGTTGTGCTGGATAACCTGTGTAATTCATCTTCGGTTTCTTTACAGCGTGTGCAGGCCATTACTGGCAAGTCGGTTGAGTTTGTGCAGGGTGATATTCGTAATGCTGAACTCTTAAAGCAGCTATTTACTCGTTACTCCATCAGTGCGGTCATGCATTTTGCCGGTTTGAAATCCGTGGGCGAAAGTGTGGCGCAGCCGCTACGTTATTACGATAACAACGTATGTGGCAGCCAAGTGTTGTTCCAAGCCATGGCCGATGCGTGTGTGTTTAACATCGTATTCAGCTCGTCGGCGACCGTGTATGGTGACCCAGCTGAAATGCCTATCTCCGAGCAGTGCCCGGTTGGCCGGCCAACGAATCCCTATGGTCGGTCAAAGTTGATGGTCGAAGATATTCTGCGCGATTTAGCGTTGTCTGACCCACGTTGGCGGGTGGCACTTTTGCGCTATTTTAACCCGGTGGGAGCGCATGAGAGTGGCAGCATAGGGGAGGATCCGAACGGTATTCCGAATAATCTGTTGCCTTTTATTACCCAGGTGGCCGTGGGCAAGTTGCCGCAATTATCAGTGTTTGGTGATGATTACCCGACGCATGATGGTACGGGTGTACGTGATTACATTCATGTGGTCGATCTTGCCCAGGGCCATGTGGCGGCATTACGCTATTTGCAGCAGCATACTGGTGTGCACACCTGGAACTTAGGTACCGGGCAGGGCTATTCGGTGTTGGATATGGTAAAGGCCTTTGAAGCAGCCAGTGGTGTAACCGTACCTTACAAGGTTGTTGATCGCCGTGCGGGGGATATTGCGGTGTGTTACTCCAACCCGTCTAAGGCGTTGGCTGAGTTGGGCTGGCAGGCGCAGTTGGGGTTAGAGCGCATGATGTCTGATGCCTGGCGTTGGCAGAAGAATAATCCTGATGGCTACGGGAGTTAA